gatggtgtcggtggtgaaggagaaggaaggagaggtgcaGGCGGAGGAGGAAAAACATGAGGAGGCACATAGCAGGGTATAtcagggagaagaagaaaagaaagatcGTCCACAGGGAAGCTCGAGGTAGAAGGACGTGGATAGTAAGAGCGAGACTCGTCAAaggtcacatcacgcgagatgcgcaaacgacgaccaacaggatcccagcagcgatagcccttgtgctcgtcactgtagccaagaaaaacacactcaaccgactgagcagtcagtttggtgcgttctcgcgaggcaagaaggacatagcacacacatccaaacatagGAAGAGCTGAGTAGTTAGGAGAGCGACCAGTGAGACACCccataggaataccaccctgcagagcagtcgatggctgtatgttgatgagataggtggatgcagaaacagcctcagcccaaaaatggggtGGGAGAGAAGCGGCAATCATCagagcacgagccgtctcaagtagatgacgatgcttacgttcgtcaacgccattctgagcatgtgcaccaggacatgagaactgggcaagagtaccctgttccgcaagaaaaccacgcaacagctTGGAGATAAACTCAGCAGCGGAGTCAGCACGGAAAGTACGAATGGGCGTGgaaaactgggtgtgaaccatggcagcaaaacgtttgtatatagagagaacctcgctacgagatttcataaaatagagccaagtgtagcgagagaaatcatcaataaacaagatatagtagcggtgaccacctttcgaatcaaagggagcaggaccccatacatcagaatgaactaagtcaaacggacgctgagataccgactcactggtaggataaggtaactgggtctgtttgccaagtctgcagCCATTACAATCTAAAGaaacatctccagatacagaccctaagaggccctgacgaactaaagaagacaagcgagagccacatatgtgaccaaggcgatgatgccactgctggaaggacgcagacgaagaggcagcaagagcatgggaGATGGGtgaagtggtggcagcggaaggaacacaaagccagtcaacctcccaaaggccctctgactcacggcaccgagggccagcaccaaccaaagccttggtgcgacgatcctgaatggagcaagagtcggtatcaagaatgacacgacaaccagaatcagtaagttgggcagcggaaaaaagattcatggtgaGGCGAGGAACATGTGAGACACTAGGAACAGAAAAAGATGGAGTGGAAAGAAGACCACGGCTAGCAACAGGAAGAGGTGTGCCATCAGCGGTAAGAACATTGACAGGCGAATCAAGAGGTCGGAGAGAAGACAACacggaagaatcagaagacatatgaaaagaggctccagaatccagaacccacgaagatgtacctgactgtgtagatgccTGCGGTGGTGGAGCAGTGGCTGCAGTCACAGCAGCAACGGAACCGGTCGACGAAGAGCCTGAGGAAGCTAAGAGACGCTTGAGCCGCATAATGTCCTGGTCAATGAGTGACGTGGTCGAGGAAGATCCAGGAGTCCCACCGGAAGAGGAGCGCCTCTGGTCTCGCTTCTTTTCACgacaatcagactctgggtgacctggcCGAGAGCAGTAGCCACAGAAGGTGTCACGACGCGACCGGCCCCTCTCAGCATAAGAAGGACGACCCACCCCCCTGAAGGAGTAGGCAGGAGTGGCGGAGCGGTGaggcgagcaggtggcataggatCTCGGGCGGCCAACACTGATGGAACCACAAGTAACCCAGCAGAGCGTAGGCGGGTCTCTTCAGCACGAAGCTCAGCAAGTACCtccgagataggaacacgaccacgagcgAGCGGGTGAGCACGGCGAGGCTCGAACTCAGAGCAAAGACGAGATAAGAACTCGTGAACCCACTGAAACTCCAAATCGGACCGTGTAGTCTGACAGCAACGGCAAGTCCCACAAACGACGGTTCGAAGAgagtcaagctgacgccagatggcagagcactgtgaatagaactcatcaacagaggAATCACCTTGCTAGAGTGCATGCTCCTGACTCACCACAGAtaggtagagagcatcaccagagggctgatagcgctgacagagataagaccacatcgctgcaacTGTGCCAAGTCCCATGAACTCCGAGGCGAACTGAGGAAGGACACTCGCAGTAAgaacagcagcagcacgagcatcatcattgcaccactgagtgtaagcagacagatcatcaCGATAGGCAGAAAGGGCATCCGAATAGGCTGACATCTGCTGACCATAGGCATCAACTGCAGTATCATCGAGAGCCTTGGCGGCATCGCGATCAGCCTGAGAAGTatcagcagcaagaaccggcggtgcTGGCGGGGTAGGAGCCACAGGAGCAACAGGGCAAGGCGGACTGGGGACCTCGCCAGAGAGAACACCCCATAGAAGGAGACCGCGCATGTGGATACGCATAAACCCCGCAAACTCggcatagttggtgccatcgaagatcaccgagcaccgaggaacggcgacatagcccgaagaagacatgaggactcttgtttttttttttggtttttttggtcaACTGCTACAGTAGACTGCTACAGGagaccccgatccagatcgggatcgggcttGCGCTGGCTCGATCCAGCCCCGATGGGGAAGCGGGGGGGAAGGGCCGGCCCGGGCACCACCGGCTGCAGCAGGAGGCGGCCAGGGGCGGCAAGGCGCGGAGAGGTCGCggccgggcgcggggcggcgcggggaggtggcTGCCGGGTGCGGGGAGGCGCAGGGAGGTGGCTgccgggcgcggggaggcgcgggtGGTGGCGGGGAGGTAGCCGGTGCCGGCAACGAGGCAGAGGGAGgccggcgacgggggagcgagGCCGGCGACGGGGAAGCGAGGCACGGAGCTGCGAGCATGTGGGAGCGGGAGAGGAACCTaagcatctgataccatgttaggaatGGGCAACTGAGctttactgagggccaaaggccattacatatacatgtgtagTAAAATGCAGGAAACCCTttatacaatggggatataccGAAAAGAGACTGTACACATCTAACACCGTTCACTACTGATTGTTACGCCAGGAGGAAGCAGAGATGAGTCGTTCTTCGAGGCAAGGCCGTGGTTAGACTCGGACAGTGAAGATGATTTCCAAAGCGTGAGAGGAGGTAAAACATCATATTTTCTTGTTTTTTTCTAATGTATGCTATGATTGGTGTCAACTTCTCACATCCTAACATCTCTATTCATCCGGATCCTCAAGACTTCACTCCTTCAAGAGGTAGCACACCAGATCACCAGATGCAAACATCATTCGCTGCGCGGATATCTGCAGACATTCCTTCGCTGACAGAGAAGAAGCagaggctccttgagctgcttCAGGAAAAGCAGCAGTACGATGACGAGCATGATGCCACTACCGATGCCGGTAGCGAGACTGGGAACAGCATTCATGCTGAAGAACATCTGAATCCTTCTGGGAAAGTAGAGAAAGCAAAGAAGCCAGCCAAGCCAGGTTGCTTCGCTTGCTCTGCTTGGAAGCTTAGCTTCAAGTGCTgccggaagaagaagaaagagcagAAGGATTTGTGAGTTAGTTCTCAGGTGTTGGATTTTGACTTCTTGAAAAATATTATCGCAAGAGAGCGGGTACATGTATATACCTTTTTTGGGGGTGAATGAAATACCGCAACTAGAAGAAGTATGAGGAGTGTGGAGTGGCCTGTTCAATAGTGGCATGAATAGTGAAACAATTATGCAGGGTAAAATATATTGCATACATGATTACTTCTTCCTGTTTTGTCATTAGTGATTTCGTCGGATCTGAATAATTCTTCTGGATCATCAACTTAGAATTTGTCAAGCAATGTTTATGGACCCCTCTTTTCTCCATGATTTCTCAGGCCAGGTCACGTAATGCCCTTCTGATTTGTGGGCTAATTAGGTGGCATAATGTTGAAACAAACTTGGGACTGCACTCAAGTCCTTTTAACGAGTTTATGTGGCAGGTAATGTGTGTTCTCTAAAGTTTTGACAACAGCTTTGATGGCCTTGACCTTTCAAACAAACTAGAATTACGAAAAAACTTCTGCATTATAATTCCAGCGGCGCTGACAATCAGCAATATTTCTGCGTAGATATCAGTACGCTAAGAGATCAGTATATCTCTGGGTAttttggccaaaccaaaaagggtTAAGCACATGCATAATTTGCCTGGATTTTAAGTTTTAATCAGGCAGAAGCACATGATTGTGTCTTGCAATAGACGGACGGTCAGTACAATCATTTCAGCAGACAGAGTACCGCTCCATCATGGGATTTTGTGATTCTTATGGAAATTTCTGAAAATCCCACTCCTCTCTATTTCTCCGAAATCACTAGTTTTTTTCGAGAGGAGAAAATATGTACAAGAGTTTTACAATTGCGCTAGTTGGGTTGGGAGTCACAAGCCGACTCCAACCAAGCCTCCACTCCACTCCTCACGCTACTCTACTACTCAGATATAGGTTGTCCTCCAAATGCTCCTGCCGCTGCCCA
This region of Triticum aestivum cultivar Chinese Spring chromosome 2D, IWGSC CS RefSeq v2.1, whole genome shotgun sequence genomic DNA includes:
- the LOC123053122 gene encoding uncharacterized protein At3g27210, translating into MRFRIRKKPASAPPDASSTAAVPATAGGGGRATIVASPDRYGTENGGSRDESFFEARPWLDSDSEDDFQSVRGDFTPSRGSTPDHQMQTSFAARISADIPSLTEKKQRLLELLQEKQQYDDEHDATTDAGSETGNSIHAEEHLNPSGKVEKAKKPAKPGCFACSAWKLSFKCCRKKKKEQKDL